One window from the genome of Saccharomyces mikatae IFO 1815 strain IFO1815 genome assembly, chromosome: 6 encodes:
- the SSO1 gene encoding syntaxin (similar to Saccharomyces cerevisiae SSO2 (YMR183C) and SSO1 (YPL232W); ancestral locus Anc_6.258) yields the protein MSYNNPYQLETPFEESYELDEGSSAVGADGHDFVGFMNKIGQINRDLDKYDHTINQIDSLHKRLLTEVNEEQASHLRHSLDNFVAQAADLQFKLKNEIKSAQRDGIHDTNKQAQAENSRQRFLKLIQDYRIVDSNYKEENKEQAKRQYMIIQPEATEDEVEAAISDVGGQQIFSQALLNANRRGEAKTALAEVQARHQELLKLEKSMAELTQLFNDMEELVIEQQENVDVIDKNVEDAQLDVEQGVAHTDKAVKSARRARKNKIRCWLIVFAIIVVVVIVVVVPAVVKTR from the coding sequence ATGAGTTATAACAACCCATACCAGTTGGAGACCCCTTTTGAAGAGTCGTACGAATTGGACGAAGGTTCTAGTGCAGTAGGTGCAGATGGACACGATTTTGTGGGGTTCATGAACAAGATAGGTCAAATCAACCGCGATCTCGATAAGTACGACCATACTATCAACCAAATTGATTCTTTGCACAAGAGACTGCTGACCGAGGTTAATGAGGAGCAAGCAAGTCATTTGAGACATTCCTTAGACAACTTCGTTGCACAAGCCGCAGACTTGCAGTTTAAACTGAAAAACGAGATTAAAAGTGCTCAAAGGGATGGTATACACGACACTAACAAACAAGCCCAGGCAGAAAACTCAAGGCAGAGGTTTTTAAAGCTGATCCAGGACTACAGAATTGTGGATTCCAACTACAAGGAAGAGAATAAAGAGCAAGCGAAAAGGCAGTATATGATCATCCAGCCAGAAGCTACCGAGGATGAGGTTGAAGCTGCCATAAGTGATGTAGGGGGTCAACAAATCTTCTCACAAGCGCTATTGAACGCAAATAGGCGCGGGGAAGCGAAAACTGCTCTCGCGGAAGTTCAGGCAAGGCACCAGGAGTTATTGAAACTGGAAAAGTCAATGGCTGAACTAACTCAACTGTTCAATGACATGGAAGAACTGGTAATAGAACAGCAGGAAAATGTCGACGTCATTGACAAGAACGTTGAAGACGCTCAACTAGACGTCGAACAAGGTGTTGCACACACAGACAAAGCTGTAAAGAGCGCCAGAAGggcaagaaaaaacaagatCAGATGTTGGTTGATTGTCTTTGCAATCATCGTGGTAGTTGTCATTGTTGTCGTGGTGCCAGCCGTTGTAAAAACACGTTGA
- the VMA11 gene encoding H(+)-transporting V0 sector ATPase subunit c' (similar to Saccharomyces cerevisiae VMA11 (YPL234C); ancestral locus Anc_6.260) — protein MSTQLASNIYAPLYAPFFGFAGCAAAMVLSCLGAAIGTAKSGIGISGIGTFKPELIMKSLIPVVMSGILAIYGLVVAVLIAGNLSPTEDYTLFNGFMHLSCGLCVGFACLSSGYAIGMVGDVGVRKYMHQPRLFVGIVLILIFSEVLGLYGMIVALILNTRGSE, from the coding sequence ATGTCAACGCAACTCGCAAGTAACATATATGCTCCATTGTACGCTCCCTTTTTCGGGTTTGCAGGTTGTGCAGCTGCCATGGTGCTTTCCTGTTTAGGAGCTGCCATCGGTACAGCTAAGTCAGGTATTGGTATTTCAGGTATTGGTACTTTCAAGCCAGAATTGATCATGAAATCTTTGATTCCTGTGGTTATGAGTGGTATCCTAGCCATTTATGGGCTTGTTGTGGCCGTTTTAATTGCAGGTAATTTATCTCCTACCGAAGATTatactcttttcaatggGTTCATGCACTTGAGTTGTGGGCTCTGCGTGGGATTTGCCTGCTTGAGTAGTGGCTACGCCATTGGTATGGTCGGTGATGTTGGTGTTAGAAAATACATGCACCAGCCAAGGCTTTTCGTCGGTATCGTTTTGATTCTTATTTTCTCCGAAGTTCTAGGGTTATATGGTATGATTGTAGCTTTAATTTTGAACACTAGAGGCTCTGAATGA
- the FAS2 gene encoding trifunctional fatty acid synthase subunit FAS2 (similar to Saccharomyces cerevisiae FAS2 (YPL231W); ancestral locus Anc_6.257) yields the protein MKPEVEQELAHILLTELLAYQFASPVRWIETQDVFLKDFNTERVVEIGPSPTLAGMAQRTLKNKYESYDAALSLHREILCYSKDAREIYYTPDPSELAAKEEPAKDEAAAPAPAASAPAPAVAAPAPAAAAAPAAAVAEIADEPVKASLLLHVLVAHKLKKPLDSIPMSKTIKDLVGGKSTVQNEILGDLGKEFGTTPEKPEETPLEELAETFQDTFSGALGKQSSSLLSRLISSKMPGGFTITVARKYLQTRWGLPSGRQDGVLLVALSNEPAARLGSEADAKAFLDSMAQKYASIVGVDLSSTASAAAAAGAGPAAGAAMIDAGALEEITKDHKILARQQLQVLARYLKMDLDNGERKFLKEKDTVTELQAQLDYLNAELGEFFINGVATSFSRKKARTFDSSWNWAKQSLLSLYFEIIHGVLKNVDREVVSEAINIMNRSNDALIKFMEYHISNTDETKGENYQLVKTLGEQLIENCKQVLDVDPVYKDVAKPTGPKTGIDKNGNITYSEEPREKVRKLSQYVQEMALGGPITKDSQPTIEEDLTRVYKAISAQADKQDISSSTRVEFEKLYSDLVKFLESSKEIDPSQTTQLAGMDVEDALDKDSTKEVASLPNKSTISKTVSSTIPRETIPFLHLRKKTPAGDWKYDRQLSSLFLDGLEKAAFNGVTFKDKYVLITGAGKGSIGAEVLQGLLQGGAKVIVTTSRFSKQVTDYYQSIYAKYGAKGSTLIVVPFNQGSKQDVEALIEFIYDTEKNGGLNWDLDAIIPFAAIPEQGIELEHIDSKSEFAHRIMLTNILRMMGCVKKQKSARGVETRPAQVILPMSPNHGTFGGDGMYSESKLSLETLFNRWHSESWANQLTICGAIIGWTRGTGLMSANNIIAEGIEKMGVRTFSQKEMAFNLLGLLTPEVVELCQKSPVMADLNGGLQFVPDLKEFTAKLRKELVETSEVRKAVSIETALEHKVVNGNGADAAYAQVEVQPRANIQLDFPELKPYKQVKKIAPAELEGLLDLERVIVVTGFAEVGPWGSARTRWEMEAFGEFSLEGCVEMAWIMGFISYHNGNLKGRPYTGWVDSKTKEPVDDKDVKAKYESSILEHSGIRLIEAELFNGYNPEKKEMIQEVIVEEDLEPFEASKETAEQFKHQHGDKVDVFEIPETGEYSVKLLKGATLYIPKALRFDRLVAGQIPTGWSAKTYGISDDIISQVDPITLFVLVSVVEAFIASGITDPYEMYKYVHVSEVGNCSGSGMGGVSALRGMFKDRFKDEPVQNDILQESFINTMSAWVNMLLISSSGPIKTPVGACATSVESVDIGVETILSGKARICIVGGYDDFQEEGSFEFGNMKATSNTLEEFEHGRTPAEMSRPATTTRNGFMEAQGAGIQIIMQADLALKMGVPIYGIVAMAATATDKIGRSVPAPGKGILTTAREHHSSVKYASPNLNMKYRKRQLVTREAQIKDWVENELEALKLEAEEIPSEDQNEFLLERTREIHNEAENQLRAAQQQWGNDFFKRDPRIAPLRGALATYGLTIDDLGVASFHGTSTKANDKNESATINEMMKHLGRSEGNPVIGVFQKFLTGHPKGAAGAWMMNGALQILNSGIIPGNRNADNVDKILEQFEYVLYPSKTLKTDGVRAVSITSFGFGQKGGQAIVVHPDYLYATITEDRYNEYVAKVNAREKSAYKFFHNGMIYNKLFVSKEHAPYTDDLEERVYLDPLARVSTDKKSGSLIFTSKNIQNKESYINANTIETAKMIENMTKEKVSDGGVGVDVELITSINVENDTFIQRNFTAQEIDYCNAQPSVQSSFAGTWSAKEAVFKSLGVKSLGGGAALKDIEIVRVNKNGPAVELHGNAKKVADQAGITDVKVSISHDDLQAVAVAISTKK from the coding sequence ATGAAGCCTGAAGTTGAGCAAGAATTAGCTCATATTTTGCTAACTGAATTGTTAGCTTATCAATTTGCCTCCCCTGTGAGATGGATTGAAACTCAAGATGTCTTTCTAAAAGATTTCAATACTGAAAGAGTCGTTGAAATTGGTCCTTCTCCCACTTTGGCTGGGATGGCTCAAAGAACcttgaagaataaatacGAGTCTTACGATGCTGCTTTATCTTTGCACAGAGAAATCTTGTGCTACTCCAAGGATGCCAGAGAAATTTATTATACCCCAGATCCATCGGAACTAGCTGCAAAGGAAGAACCTGCTAAAGACGAAGCAGCAGCTCCGGCTCCAGCAGCTAGTGCTCCTGCCCCAGCCGTGGCAGCTCCAGCTCctgcagcagcagcagcccCAGCAGCCGCAGTTGCTGAAATTGCTGATGAACCCGTGAAGGCCTCTCTGCTGTTACATGTTTTGGTTGCCCATAAACTGAAGAAACCATTAGATTCCATCCCAATGTCCAAGACCATCAAAGACTTGGTTGGTGGTAAATCTACTGtccaaaatgaaattttggGTGACTTAGGTAAGGAATTCGGTACTACTCCAGAAAAGCCAGAAGAAACTCCATTAGAAGAATTGGCAGAAACTTTCCAAGATACCTTCTCTGGTGCGTTAGGTAAGCAATCCTCTTCCTTGTTATCGAGATTGATCTCTTCAAAGATGCCTGGTGGGTTTACGATTACGGTCGCTAGAAAGTACTTACAAACCCGTTGGGGACTTCCATCTGGTAGGCAAGATGGTGTTCTTTTGGTAGCTTTATCCAATGAGCCCGCAGCCCGTCTAGGTTCTGAAGCTGATGCAAAGGCTTTCTTGGACTCCATGGCTCAAAAATACGCTTCCATTGTTGGTGTTGACTTATCATCCACTGCTAGTGCTGCTGCTGCCGCCGGTGCCGGTCCTGCTGCCGGTGCTGCCATGATTGATGCTGGCGctttggaagaaatcaCCAAGGACCACAAGATTTTAGCCCGTCAACAATTACAAGTGTTGGCTCGTTACTTGAAAATGGACTTGGATAACGGTGAAAGGAAattcttgaaagaaaaagacacTGTCACTGAACTGCAAGCTCAATTAGATTACCTAAATGCTGAATTAGgtgaattttttatcaatggTGTCGCTACTTCTTTCTCTAGAAAGAAAGCTAGAACTTTTGATTCCTCATGGAATTGGGCCAAACAATCTTTGTTGTCATTATATTTCGAGATAATCCACGGtgttttgaagaatgtTGACAGAGAAGTTGTTAGCGAAGCTATTAATATCATGAACAGATCCAACGATGCTTTGATTAAGTTCATGGAATACCATATCTCTAATACTGATGAAACCAAAGGTGAAAACTACCAATTGGTCAAGACCCTTGGTGAAcaattgattgaaaatTGTAAACAAGTTTTGGATGTTGACCCAGTCTACAAAGATGTTGCTAAGCCAACCGGTCCAAAAACTGGAATTGACAAAAATGGTAATATCACATACTCAGAAGAGCCAAGAGAAAAGGTGAGAAAACTATCTCAATACGTACAAGAAATGGCCCTTGGTGGTCCAATCACTAAGGACTCCCAACCAactattgaagaagatttgaCTCGTGTTTACAAGGCTATCAGTGCTCAAGCTGACAAGCAAGATATTTCAAGCTCCACAAGAGtggaatttgaaaaattatacaGCGATTTGGTTAAGTTCTTGGAAAGTTCCAAAGAAATCGATCCTTCTCAAACCACTCAACTAGCTGGTATGGATGTTGAGGATGCTTTGGACAAAGACTCCACTAAAGAAGTTGCATCTTTGCCAAACAAGTCTACTATATCTAAAACAGTGTCTTCAACTATTCCAAGAGAAACTATTCCATTCTTACacttaagaaaaaagactCCTGCTGGGGATTGGAAATATGACCGTCAACTATCGtctcttttcttggatGGTTTGGAAAAGGCTGCCTTCAATGGTGTTACCTTTAAGGACAAATATGTTCTGATAACTGGTGCAGGTAAGGGCTCTATTGGTGCTGAGGTCTTACAAGGTTTGTTGCAAGGTGGTGCTAAAGTTATTGTTACGACATCTCGCTTCTCTAAACAAGTTACTGACTACTACCAATCAATTTACGCCAAGTATGGTGCCAAGGGTTCTACTTTAATTGTTGTTCCATTCAACCAAGGTTCTAAACAGGATGTTGAAGCTTTGATAGAATTTATCTACGACACCGAAAAGAATGGTGGTTTGAATTGGGATTTGGATGCCATAATTCCATTTGCTGCCATTCCAGAACAAGGTATTGAATTGGAACACATTGATTCCAAGTCTGAATTTGCTCATAGAATCATGTTAACCAATATCTTGAGAATGATGGGTTGTGTCAAGAAGCAAAAATCTGCTAGAGGTGTTGAAACTAGACCAGCTCAAGTCATCTTACCAATGTCTCCAAACCATGGTACTTTTGGTGGTGATGGTATGTATTCAGAGTCTAAGTTGTCTTTGGAAACTTTATTTAACAGATGGCATTCTGAATCTTGGGCTAACCAATTGACCATTTGTGGTGCTATTATTGGTTGGACTAGAGGTACTGGTTTAATGAGTGCTAATAACATCATTGCTGAAGGGATTGAAAAGATGGGTGTTCGTACTTTCtctcaaaaagaaatggcTTTCAATCTATTGGGTTTGCTGACTCCAGAAGTTGTCGAATTGTGTCAAAAATCTCCTGTTATGGCTGACTTAAACGGTGGGTTACAATTTGTTCCTGACTTGAAGGAATTCACTGCTAAATTACGTAAGGAGTTGGTCGAAACTTCAGAAGTTAGAAAGGCAGTTTCCATTGAAACTGCTTTGGAACATAAGGTCGTTAACGGTAACGGTGCCGACGCTGCATATGCTCAAGTCGAAGTACAGCCAAGAGCTAACATTCAATTGGACTTCCCAGAATTGAAACCATATAAGCAGGTCAAAAAGATTGCCCCTGCTGAACTTGAAGGGTTATTAGATTTGGAGAGAGTTATTGTTGTTACTGGTTTTGCTGAAGTCGGCCCATGGGGTTCTGCCAGAACAAGATGGGAAATGGAAGCCTTTGgtgaattttctttggaaGGTTGCGTTGAAATGGCTTGGATTATGGGTTTCATTTCATATCATAACGGTAACTTGAAGGGTCGTCCATATACCGGTTGGGTTGATTCCAAGACAAAGGAACCAGTTGACGACAAGGACGTTAAGGCAAAGTACGAATCATCTATCTTAGAGCACAGTGGTATCAGATTGATCGAAGCAGAATTATTCAACGGGTATAATccagaaaagaaggaaatgaTCCAAGAAGTTATTGTCGAAGAAGACTTGGAGCCATTTGAGGCTTCTAAGGAAACTGCTGAGCAATTTAAGCATCAACATGGTGATAAGGTGGATGTCTTTGAAATCCCAGAAACAGGGGAATACTCTGTTAAGTTGTTAAAGGGTGCTACCTTATATATTCCAAAAGCTTTGAGATTCGATCGTTTGGTTGCTGGTCAAATTCCAACCGGGTGGAGTGCGAAGACTTACGGTATTTCTGATGACATCATTTCTCAAGTTGACCCAATCACATTGTTCGTTTTGGTTTCTGTTGTGGAGGCCTTTATTGCATCTGGTATCACCGATCCATACGAAATGTACAAGTACGTACATGTTTCTGAAGTTGGTAATTGTTCTGGTTCTGGTATGGGTGGTGTTTCTGCCTTGCGTGGAATGTTCAAGGATCGTTTCAAGGATGAACCTGTTCAGAACGATATTTTACAAGAATCGTTCATCAACACCATGTCCGCTTGGGTTAATATGttattgatttcttcatctggTCCAATAAAAACGCCTGTTGGTGCCTGTGCCACATCTGTGGAATCTGTTGATATTGGTGTGGAAACCATCTTGTCTGGTAAGGCTAGAATTTGTATTGTTGGTGGTTACGATGATTTCCAAGAAGAGGgatcttttgaatttggtaACATGAAGGCTACTTCCAACACTTTGGAAGAGTTTGAACACGGCCGTACTCCAGCAGAGATGTCCAGACCTGCTACTACAACCCGTAACGGGTTCATGGAAGCTCAAGGTGCTGGTATTCAAATCATTATGCAAGCTGATCTAGCTTTGAAGATGGGTGTTCCAATTTACGGTATTGTTGCCATGGCCGCCACCGCCACTGACAAGATTGGTAGATCTGTTCCTGCTCCAGGTAAGGGTATTTTGACCACTGCTCGTGAGCACCATTCCAGCGTCAAATATGCTTCACCAAACTTGAACATGAAGTACAGAAAACGTCAATTAGTTACCCGTGAAGCTCAAATTAAAGATTGGGTAGAGAACGAATTGGAAGCTTTGAAACTGGAGGCTGAAGAAATTCCAAGCGAAGATCAGAACGAATTCTTGCTCGAACGTACCAGAGAAATTCATAATGAAGCTGAAAATCAATTGAGGGCTGCACAACAACAATGGGGTAACGATTTCTTTAAGAGGGATCCACGCATCGCCCCATTGAGGGGAGCCTTGGCTACTTATGGGTTAACTATTGATGACTTGGGTGTCGCCTCATTCCATGGTACATCAACTAAGGCTAATGATAAGAACGAATCTGCTACAATCAATGAAATGATGAAGCATTTGGGTAGATCTGAAGGTAACCCCGTCATCGGTGTTTTCCAGAAGTTTTTGACTGGTCATCCAAAGGGTGCTGCCGGTGCATGGATGATGAACGGTGCTCTGCAAATTTTGAACAGCGGTATCATTCCAGGTAACCGTAACGCTGATAACGTTGACAAGATTTTGGAGCAATTTGAATATGTTTTGTATCCATCCAAGACTTTGAAGACCGACGGTGTCAGAGCAGTGTCCATCACCTCTTTCGGTTTCGGTCAAAAGGGTGGTCAAGCCATTGTGGTCCATCCAGACTACTTGTATGCCACCATCACTGAAGATAGATACAATGAATATGTTGCCAAGGTGAATGCCAGAGAAAAGAGCGCTTACAAGTTCTTCCACAACGGTATGATCTACAACAAGTTGTTCGTTAGTAAGGAACATGCTCCATACACTGAC
- the RVB2 gene encoding RuvB family ATP-dependent DNA helicase reptin (similar to Saccharomyces cerevisiae RVB2 (YPL235W); ancestral locus Anc_6.261): MSIQTSDPNETSDLKSLSLIAAHSHITGLGLDENLQPRPTSEGMVGQLQARRAAGVILKMVQNGTIAGRAVLVAGPPSTGKTALAMGVSQSLGKDVPFTAIAGSEIFSLELSKTEALTQAFRKSIGIKIKEETELIEGEVVEIQIDRSITGGHKQGKLTIKTTDMETIYELGNKMIDGLTKEKVLAGDVISIDKASGKITKLGRSFARSRDYDAMGADTRFVQCPEGELQKRKTVVHTVSLHEIDVINSRTQGFLALFTGDTGEIRSEVRDQINTKVAEWKEEGKAEIVPGVLFIDEVHMLDIECFSFINRALEDEFAPIVMMATNRGVSKTRGTTYKSPHGLPLDLLDRSIIITTRNYNEQEIKTILSIRAQEEEVELSSDALDLLTKTGVETSLRYSSNLISVAQQIAMKRKSNTVEVEDVKRAYLLFLDSARSVKYVQENESQYIDDQGNVQISSAKSTDPDAMDTTE; the protein is encoded by the coding sequence ATGTCGATCCAAACTAGTGACCCAAATGAAACATCAGATTTAAAGTCATTATCCTTGATTGCTGCACACTCCCATATTACAGGTTTAGGTTTAGATGAGAATTTGCAACCACGTCCTACATCTGAAGGTATGGTCGGGCAGTTGCAAGCCCGTCGTGCTGCTGGTGTGATACTAAAAATGGTTCAGAATGGAACCATAGCAGGTAGGGCTGTCTTGGTGGCGGGCCCTCCTTCCACCGGTAAGACTGCCCTTGCCATGGGTGTTTCTCAATCTCTAGGAAAAGATGTACCTTTCACTGCTATTGCAGGTTCAGAAATCTTTTCTCTAGAACTGAGTAAAACTGAAGCACTCACTCAAGCCTTTAGGAAATCCATTGgaatcaaaatcaaagaagagacAGAATTGATTGAAGGTGAAGTTGTGGAAATTCAAATTGACAGATCTATTACAGGTGGTCACAAGCAAGGTAAACTGACTATTAAGACTACCGATATGGAAACAATCTATGAACTAGGTAATAAAATGATTGATGGTCTAACTAAAGAAAAGGTACTAGCTGGCGATGTTATTTCTATTGATAAGGCCAGCGGGAAGATTACCAAGCTAGGCAGATCCTTTGCTAGATCCAGAGACTACGATGCCATGGGTGCTGATACCAGATTTGTCCAATGTCCGGAAGGGGAACTacaaaagaggaaaacaGTGGTTCACACGGTCTCCTTACATGAGATTGATGTTATCAATTCAAGAACTCAAGGGTTTTTGGCATTGTTCACTGGTGACACTGGTGAAATTAGGTCAGAAGTAAGAGACCAAATAAACACAAAAGTGGCAGaatggaaagaagaaggcaaaGCTGAAATAGTCCCTGGTGTATTATTCATCGATGAAGTTCATATGTTGGATATTGAATGTTTTTCATTCATAAATAGAGCTTTGGAAGATGAGTTTGCTCCTATTGTCATGATGGCTACGAACAGAGGAGTTTCCAAGACTAGAGGGACCACTTACAAATCTCCACATGGGTTGCCTCTCGATCTTTTGGACAGATCGATCATCATCACAACTAGAAATTATAACGAACaggaaataaaaacaattttGTCTATAAGGGCACAAGAGGAAGAGGTTGAATTATCGTCAGATGCCTTGGATCTATTGACTAAAACTGGTGTGGAAACTAGTTTGCGGTATAGCAGCAACCTGATTTCCGTTGCTCAGCAAATTGctatgaaaaggaaaagcaACACCGTCGAAGTAGAAGATGTCAAAAGGGCttatttgttatttttggaCAGCGCTAGATCTGTGAAGTATGTCCAGGAAAACGAGTCACAATACATTGATGATCAGGGCAACGTTCAAATATCTAGTGCTAAATCAACTGATCCTGATGCCATGGATACTACCGAATAA
- the NSL1 gene encoding MIND complex subunit NSL1 (similar to Saccharomyces cerevisiae NSL1 (YPL233W); ancestral locus Anc_6.259) — protein sequence MSQGQSKKLDVTVEQLRSIYHQFHDILEEKTDLHLPKKDHDDDAVRREVQIQLQEFLLSAMTMASKSLEVVNADTVGKTVKQLIMESQEKYMEPFDLDLNEQVRKMYQEWEDETVKVAQLRQTGPAKINELYNNSRDDYLTHLDGRIGVLQARMKEHQYKNYDNADESNHQAAQTNWGNIKHDYVTSLSELYETQQELPQVRYNVEKVKRLMDYLEKD from the coding sequence ATGTCACAAGGTCAGTCTAAAAAGTTGGACGTAACTGTTGAACAGCTTCGAAGCATATACCACCAGTTTCATGATATCTTAGAGGAAAAAACCGATTTGCATCTTCCGAAGAAGGACCACGACGACGATGCTGTTAGGAGAGAGGTTCAAATACAATTACAGGAATTTCTTCTGAGCGCCATGACGATGGCTTCCAAATCATTAGAAGTGGTCAATGCCGACACAGTAGGCAAAACAGTGAAGCAGCTGATTATGGAATCACAAGAAAAGTACATGGAGCCCTTCGATCTGGATCTGAATGAGCAAGTTAGGAAGATGTACCAAGAATGGGAAGATGAGACCGTTAAGGTGGCCCAGTTGAGGCAAACGGGCCCCGCCAAGATAAACGAGCTGTACAACAACTCAAGGGATGACTATCTGACACATCTGGATGGAAGAATCGGCGTTCTTCAAGCCAGAATGAAGGAACATCAATATAAGAACTACGATAATGCTGACGAGTCCAATCATCAAGCCGCACAGACCAACTGGGGTAACATCAAGCATGACTACGTGACCTCGCTGAGTGAACTATATGAAACTCAGCAGGAACTACCTCAGGTGAGATATAACGTTGAAAAGGTCAAGCGATTAATGGACTATTTGGAGAAGGATTGA